A genomic region of Antennarius striatus isolate MH-2024 chromosome 16, ASM4005453v1, whole genome shotgun sequence contains the following coding sequences:
- the slc16a6b gene encoding solute carrier family 16 member 6b isoform X2, translated as MMVSSARDCFSPNVYPEVPDGRWGWVLAAAFFMVEVCTYGTIKSFGVFLQDLMEEFGESNSRVSWIISICVFIFNFTAPLSIMLSNRFGHRRVVIMGGVLISLGTISSAFSNSINEMYITIGVVSGLGYCLTFLPTVTILAQYFSRRRALVTSAASSGESFAIFAFAPAFTALKKHIGWRYCLVVIGIFQASVIGCGFLLCPITIRAAPNKKENESGKEYLSVKQLETVFELKNEQTRTSISSGVSKDSDDSGVTSLSTLNIDLWTEGVGGKALTEREEQDRTSQQKSPSVPASRFRQKAECDAKREEANPVHSSSHKLLDFSILKDGAFICYSLFGFFATLGFFAPQLYIIELSKSRGVEPNMASYMLSVMAVAEIFGRLSIGVLVNKVTCPKIKVLLGCVVLMSMVLLAFAMVWEFWGLVVCCALYGYLLGTVGSTHIPMLAEEDVVGIQKMASSVGVYVFIQSFSGLAGPPLGGLLVDVTQNYGSAFYSCAAGMGCSAICLALVSPVKSGMCQRQSRSKETDKSTEEEEQMYQDDQTDFLEVDIALEESPMRQAVSQNKAIIIST; from the exons ATGATGGTGTCCAGTGCTCGGGACTGTTTTAGCCCAAATGTCTACCCTGAAGTGCCTGATGGGAGATGGGGTTGGGTTTTGGCAGCAGCATTCTTCATGGTGGAAGTCTGCACCTATGGCACCATCAAGAGCTTCGGTGTGTTCCTCCAGGATCTAATGGAAGAGTTTGGAGAGAGCAACAGCCGAGTGTCATGGATCATCTCCATCTGTGTCTTTATCTTCAACTTCACTG CACCCTTGTCCATTATGTTGAGCAACCGCTTTGGCCATCGTCGAGTGGTAATCATGGGAGGCGTCCTCATCAGCCTGGGAACTATCAGCTCCGCCTTCAGCAACTCCATCAATGAGATGTACATCACCATCGGCGTAGTTTCAG GCCTGGGCTACTGTCTTACCTTTCTACCCACCGTCACCATCCTAGCCCAGTATTTCTCGAGACGACGAGCCCTCGTCACATCAGCTGCCTCTTCTGGAGAATCTTTTGCCATATTTGCATTTGCTCCTG CCTTCACTGCATTGAAGAAACACATTGGCTGGCGCTACTGCCTGGTTGTGATTGGTATCTTTCAGGcctctgtgattggttgtggGTTTCTTCTTTGTCCAATCACGATTAGAGCAGCGCCTAATAAGAAGGAAAATGAATCAGGCAAAGAATATCTGTCTGTAAAGCAGCTGGAGACTGTTTTCGAGctgaaaaatgaacaaaccaGAACCTCTATCAGTTCAGGAGTCTCCAAGGACTCAGACGACTCAGGTGTCACCTCCCTCTCGACTCTCAACATAGATCTGTGGACTGAAGGTGTTGGAGGCAAGGCTTTGACAGAACGGGAAGAACAAGACAGAACATCTCAGCAGAAATCACCATCTGTCCCTGCCAGTCGATTCAGGCAGAAAGCGGAATGTGATGCTAAAAGAGAAGAGGCCAATCCCGTCCATTCCTCAAGCCACAAACTCCTTGACTTCTCCATTCTTAAAGACGGTGCCTTTATCTGTTACTCCCTCTTTGGCTTCTTTGCCACACTGGGCTTCTTTGCTCCACAGCTGTACATCATTGAACTGAGCAAGAGTCGGGGTGTGGAGCCCAACATGGCGTCCTACATGTTGTCTGTGATGGCTGTGGCGGAGATTTTTGGCCGCTTGTCCATTGGAGTGTTGGTAAACAAAGTGACCTGCCCAAAAATCAAGGTGCTACTGGGCTGTGTAGTCCTGATGAGCATGGTGCTATTAGCCTTCGCTATGGTTTGGGAGTTCTGGGGCCTTGTGGTCTGCTGTGCTCTATATGGGTACCTCCTTGGAACTGTTGGTTCTACTCACATCCCCATGCTGGCTGAGGAGGATGTGGTGGGCATCCAGAAGATGGCGTCCTCTGTGGGAGTGTACGTGTTCATTCAGAGTTTCTCTGGACTGGCAGGGCCCCCACTAGGAG GTTTATTGGTTGATGTCACACAGAATTATGGGTCTGCCTTCTACTCCTGTGCTGCAGGCATGGGCTGCAGTGCCATCTGCTTGGCTCTGGTAAGTCCAGTCAAGTCTGGCATGTGTCAAAGACAAAGCAGAAGCAAAGAGACAGACaagagcacagaggaagaggaacaaaTGTATCAAGATGACCAGACTGACTTTTTGGAGGTGGACATTGCTTTAGAGGAGAGTCCAATGAGACAGGCTGTGTCTCAGAACAAGGCCATCATAATATCAACTTAA
- the slc16a6b gene encoding solute carrier family 16 member 6b isoform X1, protein MSYNLPTLTKESPDNLILTHPLANRGYDGHMRASGCHFPSFPSLFTGLGYCLTFLPTVTILAQYFSRRRALVTSAASSGESFAIFAFAPAFTALKKHIGWRYCLVVIGIFQASVIGCGFLLCPITIRAAPNKKENESGKEYLSVKQLETVFELKNEQTRTSISSGVSKDSDDSGVTSLSTLNIDLWTEGVGGKALTEREEQDRTSQQKSPSVPASRFRQKAECDAKREEANPVHSSSHKLLDFSILKDGAFICYSLFGFFATLGFFAPQLYIIELSKSRGVEPNMASYMLSVMAVAEIFGRLSIGVLVNKVTCPKIKVLLGCVVLMSMVLLAFAMVWEFWGLVVCCALYGYLLGTVGSTHIPMLAEEDVVGIQKMASSVGVYVFIQSFSGLAGPPLGGLLVDVTQNYGSAFYSCAAGMGCSAICLALVSPVKSGMCQRQSRSKETDKSTEEEEQMYQDDQTDFLEVDIALEESPMRQAVSQNKAIIIST, encoded by the exons ATGTCTTACAACCTGCCAACTTTGACAAAGGAGTCCCCTGACAACCTGATCTTGACCCATCCACTAGCCAACAGGGGTTATGATGGCCACATGCGGGCCAGTGGCTGTCATTTCCCCTCTTTCCCCTCTTTGTTTACAGGCCTGGGCTACTGTCTTACCTTTCTACCCACCGTCACCATCCTAGCCCAGTATTTCTCGAGACGACGAGCCCTCGTCACATCAGCTGCCTCTTCTGGAGAATCTTTTGCCATATTTGCATTTGCTCCTG CCTTCACTGCATTGAAGAAACACATTGGCTGGCGCTACTGCCTGGTTGTGATTGGTATCTTTCAGGcctctgtgattggttgtggGTTTCTTCTTTGTCCAATCACGATTAGAGCAGCGCCTAATAAGAAGGAAAATGAATCAGGCAAAGAATATCTGTCTGTAAAGCAGCTGGAGACTGTTTTCGAGctgaaaaatgaacaaaccaGAACCTCTATCAGTTCAGGAGTCTCCAAGGACTCAGACGACTCAGGTGTCACCTCCCTCTCGACTCTCAACATAGATCTGTGGACTGAAGGTGTTGGAGGCAAGGCTTTGACAGAACGGGAAGAACAAGACAGAACATCTCAGCAGAAATCACCATCTGTCCCTGCCAGTCGATTCAGGCAGAAAGCGGAATGTGATGCTAAAAGAGAAGAGGCCAATCCCGTCCATTCCTCAAGCCACAAACTCCTTGACTTCTCCATTCTTAAAGACGGTGCCTTTATCTGTTACTCCCTCTTTGGCTTCTTTGCCACACTGGGCTTCTTTGCTCCACAGCTGTACATCATTGAACTGAGCAAGAGTCGGGGTGTGGAGCCCAACATGGCGTCCTACATGTTGTCTGTGATGGCTGTGGCGGAGATTTTTGGCCGCTTGTCCATTGGAGTGTTGGTAAACAAAGTGACCTGCCCAAAAATCAAGGTGCTACTGGGCTGTGTAGTCCTGATGAGCATGGTGCTATTAGCCTTCGCTATGGTTTGGGAGTTCTGGGGCCTTGTGGTCTGCTGTGCTCTATATGGGTACCTCCTTGGAACTGTTGGTTCTACTCACATCCCCATGCTGGCTGAGGAGGATGTGGTGGGCATCCAGAAGATGGCGTCCTCTGTGGGAGTGTACGTGTTCATTCAGAGTTTCTCTGGACTGGCAGGGCCCCCACTAGGAG GTTTATTGGTTGATGTCACACAGAATTATGGGTCTGCCTTCTACTCCTGTGCTGCAGGCATGGGCTGCAGTGCCATCTGCTTGGCTCTGGTAAGTCCAGTCAAGTCTGGCATGTGTCAAAGACAAAGCAGAAGCAAAGAGACAGACaagagcacagaggaagaggaacaaaTGTATCAAGATGACCAGACTGACTTTTTGGAGGTGGACATTGCTTTAGAGGAGAGTCCAATGAGACAGGCTGTGTCTCAGAACAAGGCCATCATAATATCAACTTAA